The following are from one region of the Coturnix japonica isolate 7356 unplaced genomic scaffold, Coturnix japonica 2.1 chrUnrandom516, whole genome shotgun sequence genome:
- the LOC107307232 gene encoding mucin-19-like translates to MAAVEVSDPAHSRSLLLELNQQRLRGQFCDVTLIAGDTKFRAHQNVLAACSPYFRQALGEAACCRQVTVLELPGVQATVLADVLNFIYNAQLAVPSADVAHELGAVGRRLGIATLQGLEGQEKVGWSPPTVGDINIDNNGTVTIDGNKGTAVAHELGAVGRQLGITTLQGLEDQQKVGWSPPTVGDVNVDNKEGPAVAHKLGAVGQRLGIATLQGLKDQQKVGWSPPTVGDINIDNNGTVTIDGNKGTAVAHELGAVGQRLGITTPQGLEDQQKVGWSPPTVGNNIDSNISIDNNGTVTIDGNEGTAVAHKLGAVGRQLGITTLQGLEGQQKVGWSPPTVGDVSIDNNVSIDNNGTVTIDGNKGTAVAHKLGAVGRQLGITTLQGLEGQQKVGWSPPTVGDVNTDNKEGPAVAHKLGAVGRRLGITTLQGLEDQQKVGWSPPTVGDVSIDNNVSIDNNGTVTIDGNEGAAVAHELGAVGRQLGITTLQGLEGQQKVGWSPPTVGDVTTDNSVSIDTNVSINNKEGPAVAHELGAVGRQLGITTLQGLEDQQKVGWSPPTVGDITIDNNVSIDTNDGPAAPVDLSTCGCRPGEVTGTGSAQPPTAEAAVVSPGVTSPGVTSLGVTSPGVTSLGVTSPGVASLGVTSPGVTSLGVTSPGIASLGVASPGVTSLGVTSPGVASLGVTSPGVASLGVTSPGVASLGVTSLAATSLGVAPPGVASLGVTSLAVASPGVASLGVTSLGATSLGVAPPGVASLAVASPGVATPGVASLGVTSLGVTSLAVASPGVASLGVTSLGVTSLGVSSLGVTSLGVSSPGVASLGVTSLGVTSLGVTPLGVTSPGVALLGVPSPGLSSPGVASPVSTSPSHLRCGLCGRVFGTAAALGLHTKLHRARRGLACRHCGKSFIHVKRLQTHEVLCEKEGGDVDGAAGTTGIDTNRMDTTGIDDGPTGMDGKTGIDGGRTGIDGGRTRMDGTIGIDDGRTGIDDGRTGIDTTGIDGRTGINGRTRINDGTTRIDTTGIDGRTRIDGRTRIDGGRTRINDGTTRIDDTTGINDDPTGIDDCTTRINDGPARINDDPTRINDGPARIDGRTGIDTTGINTTGIDGPTTTVPPTPPQAPPTPQPPSKKALLLRHRALEVAEMERVEPTSVGAEGDKRGTVYLCAVCQRSYVTLSSLKRHANVHSWRRQYPCRYCDKVFALAEYRTKHEVWHTGERRYQCVFCWDTFVTYYSLKAHQKALHGINPGLIASEKTPNGGYRPKLNALKLYRLLPMRAHKRPYKTYSQSLMGDDLQQQPAAFVTPQPEPASVIAYGRPSAYGRPSAYGRPPASVIVHSGAATAAATATTTTTTTVIAYNGTTIQPNSPPMKPMKKQVLLDYYEAQRAAAATTATVTDPVPVTPTPGVTTSTGRTMTYVAKPAYVGSGGESRAAPLCQITVRIGEEAIVKRRISETDLRLQPDGVTATTTGAVSSSSPSLRPRDSAEEDSDGEDRLWRPYYSYKPKRKANGGNNTATKGRKATRWRRPLKALRWGGDG, encoded by the exons ATGGCAGCGGTGGAGGTATCGGACCCGGCTCACAGCCGGTCCCTGTTGTTGGAGCTGAACCAACAACGGCTCCGGGGTCAGTTCTGCGACGTCACCCTCATCGCCGGCGACACCAAATTCCGGGCCCATCAAAACGTATTGGCCGCCTGTAGCCCCTATTTCAGACAGGCCTTAGGGGAGGCCGCCTGTTGTCGGCAGGTGACGGTGTTGGAGCTGCCCGGGGTACAGGCAACGGTGTTGGCCGACGTCCTCAACTTCATCTACAACGCTCAGCTGGCTGTGCCGTCTGCGGACGTAGCCCATGAGTTGGGGGCTGTAGGACGACGGTTGGGTATCGCCACCCTACAAGGGCTGGAGGGTCAAGAGAAGGTTGGTTGGAGTCCTCCAACAGTCGGAGACATCAACATTGACAACAACGGGACTGTCACTATTGATGGCAATAAAGGAACGGCTGTAGCCCATGAGTTGGGGGCTGTAGGCCGACAGTTGGGTATCACCACCCTACAAGGGCTGGAGGATCAACAGAAGGTTG GTTGGAGTCCTCCAACAGTCGGAGACGTCAACGTTGACAACAAAGAAGGACCAGCTGTAGCCCATAAGTTGGGGGCTGTAGGCCAACGGTTGGGTATCGCCACCCTACAAGGGCTGAAGGATCAACAGAAGGTTGGTTGGAGTCCTCCAACAGTCGGAGACATCAACATTGACAACAACGGGACTGTCACCATTGATGGCAATAAAGGAACGGCTGTAGCCCATGAGTTGGGGGCTGTAGGCCAACGGTTGGGTATCACCACCCCACAAGGGCTGGAGGATCAACAGAAGGTTGGTTGGAGTCCTCCAACAGTCGGAAACAACATTGACAGCAACATCTCCATTGACAACAACGGGACTGTCACCATTGATGGTAACGAAGGAACGGCTGTAGCCCATAAGTTGGGGGCTGTAGGCCGACAGTTGGGTATCACCACCCTACAAGGACTGGAGGGTCAGCAGAAGGTTGGTTGGAGTCCTCCAACAGTCGGAGACGTCTCCATTGACAACAACGTCTCCATTGACAACAACGGGACTGTCACCATTGATGGTAACAAAGGAACGGCTGTAGCCCATAAGTTGGGGGCTGTAGGCCGACAGTTGGGTATCACCACCCTACAAGGGTTGGAGGGTCAGCAGAAGGTTGGTTGGAGTCCTCCAACAGTCGGAGACGTCAACACTGACAACAAAGAAGGACCAGCTGTAGCCCATAAGTTGGGGGCTGTAGGCCGACGGTTGGGTATCACCACCCTACAAGGGCTGGAGGATCAACAGAAGGTTGGCTGGAGTCCTCCAACAGTCGGAGACGTCTCCATTGACAACAACGTCTCCATTGACAACAACGGGACTGTCACCATTGATGGTAACGAAGGAGCAGCTGTAGCCCATGAGTTGGGGGCTGTAGGCCGACAGTTGGGTATCACCACCCTACAAGGGTTGGAGGGTCAACAGAAGGTTGGTTGGAGTCCTCCAACAGTCGGAGACGTCACCACTGACAACAGCGTCTCCATTGACACCAACGTCTCCATTAACAACAAAGAAGGACCAGCTGTAGCCCATGAGTTGGGGGCTGTAGGCCGACAGTTGGGTATCACCACCCTACAAGGGCTGGAGGATCAACAGAAGGTTGGTTGGAGTCCTCCAACAGTCGGAGACATCACCATTGACAACAACGTCTCCATTGACACCAATGACGGACCAGCGGCCCCGGTTGACCTGTCGACGTGCGGCTGTCGGCCCGGTGAGGTGACGGGGACGGGGTCAGCGCAGCCACCAACAGCAGAGGCTGCGGTTGTGTCGCCGGGTGTAACGTCACCGGGTGTCACCTCATTGGGTGTCACATCACCGGGTGTCACCTCATTGGGTGTTACTTCACCAGGTGTAGCCTCATTGGGCGTCACATCGCCGGGTGTCACCTCATTGGGTGTCACATCGCCGGGTATAGCCTCATTGGGTGTAGCATCGCCGGGTGTCACCTCATTGGGTGTCACATCGCCGGGTGTAGCCTCATTGGGTGTCACATCACCAGGTGTAGCCTCATTGGGTGTTACTTCACCAGGTGTAGCCTCATTGGGTGTCACATCACTGGCTGCCACCTCATTGGGTGTAGCGCCACCGGGTGTAGCATCGCTGGGTGTCACCTCATTGGCTGTAGCCTCACCAGGTGTCGCCTCATTGGGTGTCACCTCATTGGGTGCCACCTCATTGGGTGTAGCACCTCCGGGTGTAGCCTCATTGGCTGTAGCCTCGCCGGGTGTAGCCACACCGGGTGTAGCCTCATTGGGTGTCACCTCATTGGGTGTCACCTCATTGGCTGTAGCCTCACCGGGTGTAGCCTCATTGGGTGTCACCTCATTGGGCGTCACCTCATTGGGTGTATCCTCATTGGGTGTCACCTCATTGGGTGTATCCTCACCAGGTGTCGCCTCATTGGGCGTCACCTCATTGGGCGTCACCTCATTGGGTGTCACCCCATTGGGTGTCACCTCCCCAGGTGTAGCCCTATTGGGTGTCCCCTCCCCAGGGTTGTCCTCCCCCGGTGTAGCATCCCCCGTCTCCACCTCCCCGTCCCATTTACGATGTGGGTTGTGCGGCCGGGTGTTCGGCACCGCCGCAGCCCTGGGGTTACACACCAAACTACACCGCGCCCGGCGCGGTTTGGCCTGTCGGCATTGTGGGAAGAGCTTCATCCACGTCAAGAGGCTCCAGACACACGAGGTGTTGTGTGAGAAGGAGGGGGGGGACGTGGACGGCGCCGCCGGCACAACCGGGATCGATACAAACAGAATGGATACAACCGGAATCGATGATGGACCAACCGGGATGGATGGTAAAACCGGGATTGATGGTGGTAGAACTGGGATTGATGGTGGTAGAACCAGAATGGATGGTACAATCGGGATTGATGATGGTAGAACTGGAATTGATGATGGTAGAACCGGAATTGATACAACCGGAATTGATGGTAGAACCGGAATCAATGGTAGAACCAGAATCAATGATGGTACAACCAGAATTGATACAACCGGAATCGATGGTAGAACCAGAATCGATGGTAGAACCAGAATTGATGGTGGTAGAACCAGAATCAATGATGGTACTACCAGAATTGATGATACAACCGGAATCAACGATGATCCAACCGGAATCGATGATTGTACAACCAGAATCAATGATGGTCCAGCCAGAATCAATGATGATCCAACCAGAATCAATGATGGTCCAGCCAGAATTGATGGTAGAACCGGAATTGATACAACCGGAATCAATACAACCGGGATTGATGGTCCAACCACAACGGTGCCGCCGACACCGCCACAAGCACCGCCAACCCCCCAACCTCCAAGCAAGAAAGCCTTGCTCTTAAGGCACCGAGCGTTGGAGGTGGCCGAGATGGAGCGCGTTGAACCAACGTCCGTCGGTGCCGAAGGGGACAAGCGTGGCACGGTGTATCTGTGCGCCGTGTGTCAACGCTCCTACGTCACCTTATCCAGCTTAAAGAGACACGCCAACGTGCACTCGTGGCGCCGGCAGTACCCGTGTCGGTACTGCGACAAGGTGTTTGCGTTGGCCGAGTATCGCACCAAACACGAGGTCTGGCATACGGGCGAGCGCCGCTATCAGTGCGTCTTCTGTTGGGACACCTTCGTCACCTATTACAGCCTCAAGGCTCATCAAAAGGCTCTACACGGCATCAACCCCGGCCTCATCGCCTCCGaaaagaccccaaatggggGATATAGGCCCAAACTCAACGCCCTCAAGCTCTACCGGCTGTTGCCGATGCGGGCGCACAAGCGGCCGTATAAGACCTACAGCCAGAGCTTGATGGGTGACGACCTCCAACAACAACCGGCTGCTTTTGTCACCCCACAACCAGAGCCGGCCTCGGTTATCGCCTATGGGAGACCCTCGGCCTATGGGAGACCCTCGGCCTATGGGAGACCCCCAGCTTCCGTCATTGTCCACAGCGGTGCCGCAACAGCCGCAGCCACAGCCACAACCACCACAACCACCACCGTCATCGCCTACAATGGCACGACCATCCAACCCAACTCTCCACCAATGAAGCCAATGAAGAAGCAAGTGTTGCTCGACTACTACGAGGCCCAACGCGCGGCGGCGGCGACGACGGCGACGGTCACCGACCCGGTTCCGGTGACGCCAACACCCGGCGTAACCACAAGCACCGGCCGTACCATGACCTACGTAGCCAAACCGGCTTATGTGGGGAGCGGTGGGGAGAGCCGGGCCGCCCCGTTGTGCCAAATCACCGTCCGCATCGGGGAGGAGGCCATCGTCAAACGACGCATCTCCGAGACCGACCTCCGCCTACAGCCAGACGGCGTCACCGCCACCACAACCGGAGCCGTGTCCTCGTCATCGCCGTCATTGAGACCACGGGACAGCGCCGAGGAGGACAGTGATGGCGAGGACAGGTTGTGGCGGCCATATTACAGCTACAAACCCAAGAGGAAAGCCAACGGCGGTAACAACACCGCCACCAAAGGGAGGAAGGcgacaagatggcggcggccgCTGAAGGCTCTgagatgggggggggatggg